The sequence below is a genomic window from Methanomicrobiales archaeon.
CGGATGTCGCGGTCGATCAGGGCGATCGGGAGGCTCCGCTGCTCCGCCTCCTCTATCGCGGCCTTCATCTCGGCCCCCGGCTCCACGCCCACCTCGCTTCCGATCCGCCGCTGCAGGTGGGCGAGCAGCCACTGGACCAGGAGCTGGGTGAAGTTGCCGGATCTGAACACGTCCGCGATGGACGGCTCCTCGCCCTGCTTCTTGAGAGCCGCGCAACGGGCCGGGTCCAGTTCCACGGCCACGATGTCCGGCTGGAACGTCTCCATCGCCTCCCGCACCTCGTCGATGCTCTTCTGGGAGACATGGGCCGTCCCCACGAGCCTGATCTCCGCCATTACTGCTCCTTCATCCCCTCGCTGTCGATCACGACCCGCTTTCCCCGCGGCAGCGGTGTGCACGCGAAGGCAGCGAGCATGCGGACATCCTCCTCCTCCTCCTGCTGCTTCCGCTCCAGGAGATCGCGGGCGATCGAGACGGCATCCTCCCACGGTATCGGCGTCCCGAGACCCGGGCACTCCGAGGCGACGAGGTTCTCCCCATCCAGCATAAAAGGATAGGTGCGGCAGATCCGCGGGCGGTCGGCGTATACGCTGCAGCCCTGCGGCGTGAGGAGGCTGCACTCTCCCCCGCGGCGGCGGAGACACCAGGCGAAGGTGAAATACGTCCCCCCGCCGACCTCGATCCACTCGGGATAGGGCTCTGCCAGGTCGTCCCAGCCCAGCCCGGAGGCGGCGCTGATCCGCCGGATCTCGGCGGGCCCGACGAGCACCCGCACCGTCCCGCTCTCCCCGTCCCGGCAGCAGTCGCCGCAGCGGCTGCAGCGGAAACCGATGGCCTGGATCTTTCGTGCAATCTCTTCTACGGCTGGCATATGCGGTTGAAGTTCCTGAAGAGGAGGGCGCCGTCCATGGTGTGGCTCACCTCGGGATGCCACTGGATCCCGAAGATCGGTTCGTCGTCGGCACGCAGCGCCTCCACGCGGCAGATGGACGAGCGGGCCAGGATGGAGAAGTGCGGAGGGAGCCTGCCGACCTCGTCGGCATGGGACGCCCAGACCGGGATGCGCGGCGGGTATCCCGCCAGGATCTCGTCATGGTCCACGATCTCGACGGAGACCGCCCCGTACCCGCCGTGCGACCCCTTCTGCACGGATCCGCCCCGGGCCGCGGCGATGATATGCAACCCCAGACAGATCCCGAGCACGGGCAGACCCAGGTCGAGGTACTCCGCGCAGCGTCCGGCGCGCTCGAGGGTCGGACCCCCGCCGAGAACGATCCCGCGGCACCCCTCCCCCACCGTCTCCGGGGGCGTGCTGTTCGGGATCAGCTCCGCCTCGATCTCCATGTCCCGCAGCTTCCGCAGGATGAGGTGGTTGAACTGACCGAAGTTGTTGACGACATAGATGGGTCGCATTCCTGTACCTGTTGGCGCTTCGGTAGTATAGTCCTTTCATCCCTCTCCCGGGAACCCGCATACCCGAAAGTATTATGGGGAAGGGGTACGGGGAGAAATCGGGCACGGAACCGGGAGCATGTATGGATATGTATGCCCTCCCCCGGGAAGAGGTCCTGGCCCGCTCCGGCACTCGCGAGTCCGGCCTGACAGGCGACGAGGCGGAACGGCGGCTGGCGGAGTACGGCTTCAACGAGATCGAACGGCGGCAGAAGAAGAACTACCTTGCCGCCTACGGGCGGCAGTACACCTCGTTCTTCGCGATCCTGCTGGAGGCGGCGGCCGCCCTGGCATTCGTGGCGCATCTCGCCTCCCCGCAGGAAGGCTACGACATCCTGGGGTTTGCCATCGTGGCGGTGGTGATCGTCAACGCCTCGTTCGCGTTCTGGCAGGAGTACAAGGCGGAGAAGACGGTCGAGGCCCTGATGCGGCTGCTGCCCGCCCTCGTAACGGTGCGCCGGGACGGCGTTCCCGCAAAGGTGGAGGCCCGCAGGGTGGTCCCGGGCGATCTTCTTCTCCTGGACGAGGGGGATAAGATCGCTGCCGATGCCGTCCTGATCGAGGCGAACTCCCTGTACGTGAACATGGCCACCCTTACCGGAGAGTCCCGCCCGGTGCGGCGGACGGCGGGTCCGGAACCGCGGGAGCAGATCCTGGATGCCCGCAACGTCGCGTTCGCCGGCACCACCGTCACCTCCGGAAACGGCGTCGGAGTCGTGTTCGCCACCGGCAAGGATACGCAGTTCGGACGGATCGCCACCCTCACCGAGACCGTCGCCCGGAGGAGGACCCCGATGGAGCTCGAGCTCGCGCGGATGACACGGGTCTTCACCCTCATCGCCCTGACCATCGGCGCGGTCTTCTTTGCCCTGGCGGTCCTCTTCGGCCGGGGACTCTTTCTCGCTTCGATCTTCGCCCTCGCCCTCATCGTCGCCAATATTCCGGAGGGGATGCTGCCCACCGTCACCCTCTCCCTCTCCCTCGCCAGCCAGAACATGGCGAAGAGGAATGCGCTCGTCAAGAATCTCGATGCCGTCCAGACGCTCGGGAGCGCCACGGTGATCCTGACCGACAAGACCGGCACCCTCACCCGCAGCGAGATGACGCTGCGGGAGATCTATCTGACCAGCGGGGAGGAGATCACCGTCAGCGGGGAGGGCTACTTCCAGGGCGGGGAGTTCCACTTCCGAAAGGAGCTGAAGGGCTCGAAAGAGCGGCTGCAGCTCTGCCTGATATCGGGGATGCTCGACTGCCGGGCGCGGATCGAGGACTCCATGGTCTTCGGGGATCCGACGGAGCTGGCGATCGTCGCCGCCGCGCACAAGGCCGAGATCGGGGAGAGCGGCTACATCCGCACGGGGGAGATCCCCTTCACGAGCGAGCGGAAGATGATGTCCACCATCTACGCCCGCAACGCCCAGAAGTACATCTTCTCCAAGGGGGCTCCCGAAGTGATCCTGGGCATCTCCCGCTACTACATCGACGCCGACAGCCAGGTGAAGGAGCTCGACGAAGCGCGGCGGACGACGATCCTGCGCCGGGCGGAAGAGTTCGAGAAGAGGGCCTACCGCGTGCTCGCCATCGCCTATCAGCGGGGGGAGGAGGAGGCCGACCTGATCGTGCTCGGACTGGTCGCCTTCATGGACGTGCCGCGGGGCGAGGTCGGCGAAGCGATCGCGAAGTGCCGCACGGCCGGTGTGCGGGTGATGATCCTGACGGGGGACAGCCCCTTCACGGCGATGGCGATCGCGGAGCAGATCGGGCTGCCCGTGGACCAGACGATCACGGGGGACCAGATCCTGGCGTACTCGGACGAGGAGCTGGGAGAGCTCCTGAAGACCCGGGATATCCTGTTCGCCCGCGTGCCGTCCGACCAGAAACTGCGGATTGCCGGGATCCTGCAGAAGAACGGGGAGATCGTCGCCATGACCGGCGATGGCGTGAACGACGCGCCGGCGCTGAAGCGGGCGGACATCGGGGTCGCGATGGGGATACGGGGCACCGAGGTGGCGAAGGAGGCGGCGGACATCGTCCTCCTCGACGACAACTTCGCCTCCATCGTCGCGGCGATCGAGGAGGGGCGGACGGTCTACTTCAACATCAAGAAGTTCGTCACATACATCCTCTCCTCCAACATGCCGGAGATCGTCCCCTACATCCTCTGGTTCTTTCTGGCGATCCCCCTGCCCCTCGCCGTCATCCAGGTGCTCGCGATCGACCTCGGCACCGATCTGGTGCCGGCCCTCGCGCTCGGGGCCGAGCAGGCGGAGGAGGACATCATGGACCGACCGCCGGTCGGACAGACCGAGCGGATCCTGGATCGGGAGGTCTTCAAGCGCGGCTACGGGTTCCTGGGCATCATCGAGGCCACAGCGGCGATGACGGGTTTCTTCGCGCTCCTCTTCCTGCAGGGCTGGCAGTACGGCGATCTTGCCGTCAGCGGCACCGTGCTGCACCGCCAGGCGATGACGATGACCCTGCTCGGCGCCATCTTCTGCCAGATCGCCAACGCCTGGACCCTCCGCGCCTGGGAGCACCCCTCCTTCGGGAGGGGGCTCTCCTCGAACCGCCTGCTCGTCTACGGCATCGCCCTGGAGATCGTTCTCGTCCTGCTGTTCCTCTTCGTTGAGCCGATCCAGTTCGTCTTCAGCACCGCGTTCGTGCCCTATCCCTACCTGCTCATCCTTGTGCCCTTCCCCGTCCTCCTCTACGCTGGCCACGAGATCTACAAGGCGCTGAAGCGGCGGCAGGAGCGGGAACGGCGGCTGTCCCCCCTCGCGGCGGAAGCGGGCGGCGTCCGAAGGGGGAAGGAATCGCGGAGGGGTGAGACGGCGGCCGATCAGGCGTAGCCCCGGGCTCTGTCCAGGATCGTGCTGCGGATCCGCTCGGGCGAATGCCCCCGCAGGTAGGCGAGCATCATCGCACCGCCGGCCCCGATCCCCTCCTTCACCTCGCCGATGCAGTAGCGGGCGAGGCCGGCGTGCCCGAGATCCCCGAACTGCGGATCGACGTAGTAGGCGGTCGCGCCCACCTCGGCGGCAGTCTCCGCGAAACTGGCCGACGGATCGTCGCGGACGTAGACCGTGGTCACGATCGGGGGTACATCCATCCCCAGGGCCCGGATCAGGGCGGCGACCGCGAGCATCTGCGTCCCGCCGGCGAGCACGAGGTCTCCCGCGTACGTGCTCGCGATCCCGGCGGCAACCGCCATCATCGGATCCCCCCCGCAGCGGACGATCGCGAGGGGATCGGCCCGCGGAAGGGCAGCAATCTTCTCCAGCACCGCCCGGCACACCTCCTCCTTGAGGCCGACGGGGTTGGAGATGTAACTGCTGCTGACCCGCGCCGCATATCCGAATCCCCGCAGCACGCAGAGGGCGGTCGTGGTGCCCCCCGGCACGCACTCGCCGAGCAGCAGGAGATCGCTGCAGCGCGAGAGGTGCCGCCCGGCCCATGCGCCCCGCACGTACAGCGCCTCCGCCTGCGGAACGGCATCGCCGTATCGGGGATCCTGCCCCGCCGCACCGTAGAGGTCCAGGCAGGGGACGACAGGGGTCTCGGTGAGGCCGGCGTTGATGAAGAGCGGCTGATCCCCGGTCAGCTCCGCCATCGCCCGCGTGATGATCGCCGGTGTCGGGCATCCGGTGGGGGTGTTGGGTCGGGTGGGGCGGGAGGTGATCGCACCCTTCGCGATCAGCTCCGAGTCCAGGATGGGGGTGAGGACCGTTTTCCCCGGGCTCGGGCCAGCCCCCGATATGCCGGGAACGGTCGAGAGGAGAGTGTTGGCGAGGATAATGGAAAGGAGGGGGTTCTCTGGCTGGAACGGTGGATCCGGTGAGATAAACTGCATATCGATCTGTATATAGGAACCCTGGTTAAAACACTATTGCCATGTTCGAGATAACGGAGCGCCTGCTGGAGAAAGGAGTGGAGATCGAGGATATCCTGTCTGCAGCGATGGCGCTCTACGTCCCCCACGGACTCGACGCCGGGACGGCGGAGGAGATCCTGCGCGAGAAGGTGATTCGTGCGCTCTCCGATCCCAACGTATCCTCTCTCCTGCTGGCTGCCATCCTGCTGGAGGAGGAGATCTACGCGAACCGCAGGGACTCCGAGATCGCCGGCGATCCCGTCTTTCTGCTGACAGACGAGATCCTGGGGATGGCGATCGCCGAGTATATCGGAGGGACCTGCGCCCGCTTCGAGTTCACGCGCTACGACCAGAAGAAACCGGGCATCCTCTCCCGCCTCGGACCGTTCCTCGACGATGCGGTCGCCGGGCTGATCGCCGGCTGCACCTCGCGGCTCTACAGCGAATGTACCTGAAATCCGTCCTGGCCCTCCTCCAGTTCACCACCATCCTCCCCCTCGGGAGATCGGTGGACTTCGACGAGTTCGCCCGCCGCTCCTACCTCTATCCCCTGGCCGGCTACGTGATCGGCGGGATCGCGCTCCTGGCGGTCCTCGCCATTCCGTCTGCCCCCATCGCCGCGGCGGTCGCCCTCGCCCTGACGCTGGTCCTCTCGGGATTCCACCATTTCGACGGGCTGCTGGACTTCGGCGATGGCGTCATGGCGCACGGGAGCCGGGAGAGGAGGATCCAGGCGCTCACCGATCGGAGCAGCGGTGCCGGCGGGGTGGGACTCGGGCTCGTCGTCACGCTGCTGGCGTTTGCCGCCCTGCAGGGGAGCCCGCAGGTCGGCTACACGATCCTGCTCGCCGAGGTGAGCGCCAAGCTGGCGATGGCAGCCCTGACTGCCGTGGGCACCCCCTTCCACGAGGGCATCCAGAGCTACCTCCACGCCCGGGCCCGCTGGTACTTCCCGTTCATCGCCCTCCTCCTCTGGCTCCCGCTGCTCCTCCTGCCCCTGCCCGCACCGACACTGGCGGTCGCGGCGATCGTCACCGTCGGCGGCGCCGCAGGGATGCTCCTCCTGGCGCGGCGGCTCTTTGGAGGGGTGAACGGGGACGTGGTCGGGGCCGCGAACGAGATCGTGCGGATGCTCGTCATCCTGGCAGCGGCACTCTTCTGACGCATCCCCCGCCTGCCGGTCCGTGAATCTTTTTAAGGTCTCATCGGGAGAGTAGTGTGGGATGATGAAGGAGTACGGCATCCACATGCGGGGGGGGATCATCACCGAGCGGGACCCGGAGTACGTTACCGTGCGGGTCCAGGTTCCCGCGGGGAACCTCACCGTCGAGCAGGTGCGGGGCATCGCCTCCATCGCCCGGCGGTACGGCAAGGGGATCGTGCACATCACGGCACGGCAGGCGGTGGAGATCCCCCACGTCTCTCCCGATGCCATGACGAAGGTCGCCCGTGCGCTGGCGAAGAACGGCACCCCCCTCGGTGCCGAACGCGACGAGGTGGTGAACATCGTCGCCTGCCCCGGCACCGAACGCTGCCGGTTCGCCGCCGTGGACACCCTCCCCCTGGCCCGGAAGCTGAACGAACGCCTGTTCGGGAAGGAGATGCCGGTGAAGCTGCGCATCTCCATCTCGGGATGCCCGAACGCCTGCACCAGCCCCATGCTCAACGAGATCGGCATCAGCGGACGGGTGAGACCGCTCCGGAACCCGGGTCTCTGCACCGGCTGCGGGACGTGCGTCGAGTACTGCAGGGAGGGGGCGGTATCGATAAGAAACGGAATCTGCGTCCTGGACACGGAAAAATGCGTGGAGTGCGGGATCTGCATCCAGTCCTGCCCGTTCCACCTGATCAAGCCGCAGTCGCGCCACTACCTGGTGTCGGTCGGCGGGCGGCGGGGGCGGCACCCCCGGATCGGGCGGGAGCTCGTCGCCGTCGAGAGCGAGGATGCGGTGGTGGATGCGGTGGAGAAGATCGCCGCCTGGATCTACCGCCGCGCCTGGAGCGGGCGGCTCCTGTCCGACCAGCTGGACGACCTGAACTTCGAGGCGTTCAAAAAGGAGATCATCGGAGACGTCGGGACGCGTACAGCGAGCGGAACCCCTCGTTAGCGTCGTCGTTGCACTCGATCGCGGATCCGTCCCGGATCAGGGTGTTGAACATCATCGCGGCGCTGAAGACCGACTCGTCCTGGGCGGTTCCCCGTTTCAGGTCCTGAAGCGCCTGTTTCAGGGGTGCCGGCATCACCCGCCTCCCCACCCGCACCCCCTCACAGTGGATGCAGTAGGCGCATCGGGTATATACGGACACCTCCCCGTCGGCACACTCGACGGTCACCTGATCGCCCTGCTCGGTCCGGTTCAGTGGTAGAGACTTCATGGCAGTCCAGTACTTGGCACGGCTATCACTTGATAGTGTCGGTTTATGGCCATTTCTCAACGTTATGAGTCAATTTGGGCAAATGGCGAGCTATTGAAATGATTTATATACTTGACTTTCCAATATATTACACTCGCATCAATCGGACTGTTTACCTGAATGGTCCCATATATGAGCGGAGGATACGTAGAATGGCAGCAGTAAAGCCGCACTTAAATCTGGCAGTGATCGGACACATCGACCACGGCAAATCGACCATGGTAGGCCGGCTGCTCTTTGAGACGGGCGCTGTGCCTGCCCACATCATCGAGGGCTACCGAAAGGAGGCCGAGGCGAAAGGCAAGGGCACGTTCGAGTTCGCATGGGTCATGGACAACCTCAAGGAGGAGCGCGACCGTGGGATCACGATCGATATCGCCCACAAGCGGTTCGACACGAACAAGTACTACTTCACCATCGTGGACTGCCCCGGGCACCGCGACTTCGTGAAGAACATGATCACGGGCGCGTCCCAGGCGGACGCCGCACTGCTCGTGGTCTCGGCGGCGGAGGGTGTGCAGGAGCAGACAAAGGAGCACGTCTTCCTGTCCCGCACGCTCGGCATCAACCAGCTGATCGTCCTGATCAACAAGATGGACGCCGTCAACTACGACCAGAAGCGGTTCGAGGAGGTCAAGAAGGCCGCATCCGATCTCCTGAAGATGGTCGCCTACAAGCCGGAGACGATGCTCTTCATCCCGACGAGCGCCTTCCAGGGTGCGAACGTCGCCAAGAAGAGCGACAAGACGCCCTGGTACAACGGCCCCACGCTGCTCGAGGCCCTGGACACCTTAAAAGAGCCGGAGAAGCCCACGAACCTGCCGCTCCGGCTGCCCATCCAGGATGTCTACACCATCAGCGGAATCGGCACGGTGCCGGTCGGGCGCGTGGAGACGGGGGTCATGAAGAAGGGCATGAAGGTCAGCTTCATGCCGGCCAACAAAGAGGGCGAGATCAAGTCCATCGAGATGCACCACGAGGAGATCCCCGAGGCGCTGCCCGGTGACAATGTCGGGTTCAACGTACGGGGGATCGCCAAGAACGATCTCCGCCGCGGGGATGTGACGGGCCCCATCGAGAACCCCCCCACCGTGGCGGACGAGTTCACCGCCCAGATCGTGGTTCTCCACCACCCGAGCGCGATCACCGTCGGCTACACGCCCGTGTTCCACTGCCACACGGCACAGGTGGCGTGCACGTTCACCGAGCTCGTGCGGAAGCTCGACCCCCGCACCGGCCAGGTGAAGGAGGAGAACCCGACGTTCCTGAAGACCGGGGATGCGGCGATCATCAAGGTCAAGCCCTCCCGCCCGCTGGTCATCGAGAAGCTCAAAGAGATCCCTCCCCTGGGACGGTTCGCCATCCGCGACATGGGATCCACCATCGCAGCCGGCATGTGCATCGACATCGTGCCCAAGCAGATGAGATAACCAATACCATCTTTTTCGGGGGATAGGGATGCAGAAAGCCAGAATACGCCTCACAGGAACGGATTGCAGGAAGGTTGAGATGGTCTGCCAGCGGATCAAGGAGATTGCCGAGCGGACCGGTGTGAATCTCGCGGGTCCCATTCCGCTTCCCACCAAGCGACTGGTGGTGCCGGTGCGCAAGAGTCCGGATGGGGAGGGGACTGCCATGTGGGACCGCTGGCAGATGCGGGTACACAAACGCCTGATCGATATCGATGCTGATGAGCGGGCCCTGCGCCAGCTGATGCGGATCCAGGTGCCCAAGGACATTGGAATCGAGATTGTGCTGGAGAGCTGAAGCGGAGGAGCGGCAATGTCCGCCGCAGGACTCTCTCTCCGCCGTGCAACGTTCTCTTTCGAGACCGCTTTTCTTCTTGTCACCCTGCTAGCCTTCGGGCTGCGGTTCGCGTTCCTGGATCTCAAACTCTTCCACCACGACGAGGCGATCCACGCCTGGTTCTCCTACCAGCTCCTCACCCGGGGCGCGTACACCTACGACCCCTCCTACCACGGCCCCCTCCTCTACTATGCGACGGCAGGCATGTTTTCGCTCTTCGGGGACTCCGATCTCACAGGAAGGCTCATCCCGGCGCTCCTGGGGGCGGCTCTCGTGCCCCTGGTCTACGCCATCTACCGCCTGGGATACCTGGATCGCACGCAGACGCTGGTGGCGGCCCTGTTCATCGCCATATCCCCGGATCTGGTCTACTTCTCCCGGTTCCTCCGCCATGACATTTTCATGCTCTTCTTCACGCTCCTGCTGCTGGTGGCGCTCCTCTACTACTTCGAGCGGGGCAGGACGCAGTTCCTCCTCCTGGCGGCGGTCGCCCTCGCCGGCGGGCTCTGCTGCAAGGAGGAGATGCCCATCATCGCTCTCATCTTCGGCTCCTTCTTCCTCTTCGGGATAGGGAAGGGGCGGTTTGCGCTTCCCCCGCAGTGGAAGGGCGATCTGGTGCTCGCCGTCCTCGCCGTGGCGGGCATCATGGCGCTGCTCTACTCGTCGTTCGGAGCGCAGCCCGAGGTGCTCGTCGGCCAGGACTTCAATCTGACCACCTCGGGGTGGTACCGGGCGATCGAGCACTGGACGGCGATGCACGACCAGTGCCGCCTCTGCGGGCCGTTCTACTTCTACATCATTCTTTTCATCCTCTACGAGGTCCCCCTCCTGATCCTGGCGGGGATCGGCACCGTGCTGTTTATCGGAAAGGAGACCCCCTTGGCGGAGAGGCTGCAGCCGCTGCGGGAGCGGATCCGCCCCCGGCAGGGCGGGGCGGATGCGCCCGCTGCTCCCTCTCCGCCGGCTCCGGCGCCGAACCGGCGAACGGAGTTCTTTGCGTTCGCCATCTACTGGATGGTCCTCTCGATCGGCATCTACGGCTACATCGGAGAGAAGGTGCCCTGGCTCGCCATCCACCAGCTGATCCCCATGATCTTCATCGCCGTCTACGCGCTGCCCTTCTGGAAGCCGCACTGGCAGAAGGTCGCCGTCGCGGTATCGGCGGTCTTCCTGATCGCGATGACCTGGCACGTCGCCTTCACTGCGGCGGACATCAACGAGCCGATCGTGCAGGTGCAGAACTCCGAGGAGCTCCGTGCGGTGATGGCGAAGATCGATGCGGCCGATCGGGTCGCCATCGCCTCGGAGAACTACTGGCCCCTGCCCTGGTACTACCGCGGCGGGGACGCGGAGAAGCTGGTGTACTACGGGCGCAGGGTGGACGAGAGCACGTTCCTGACCCAGGATTTCGACCTTGTCATCGCGCACGATGCCAGCAGCTACGCTTCGATTCCCGGCTACGGGAAGGAGACCTTCAAGCTGAACTACTGGTTCTCCTACGACGAGAACGAGGATCGCCTGCTGGAGTACTACTTCACCCGTGACGGCCCGATGGGCAGCATGAACTTCGATGTGTTCACCCGGAACGAGACCTGACCGTCAGGAATCCCCGTCGCCCTGCCCGCGGTGCAGACAGGTTTCGGTGGCGCCAGGCGGCCTGCACTCCCACACCTCCCCCTCCTACGGGTCCCTGAGCCGGTCCGCTGCATGCCCGGTTTCTCAAGCACGCTCGTGGATGCACTGGCACGCAGGAGCGTGCGGCGATGGACTGGACCTTTCCGCTCCCGAACGCTATCCAGATCG
It includes:
- the tuf gene encoding translation elongation factor EF-1 subunit alpha, which encodes MAAVKPHLNLAVIGHIDHGKSTMVGRLLFETGAVPAHIIEGYRKEAEAKGKGTFEFAWVMDNLKEERDRGITIDIAHKRFDTNKYYFTIVDCPGHRDFVKNMITGASQADAALLVVSAAEGVQEQTKEHVFLSRTLGINQLIVLINKMDAVNYDQKRFEEVKKAASDLLKMVAYKPETMLFIPTSAFQGANVAKKSDKTPWYNGPTLLEALDTLKEPEKPTNLPLRLPIQDVYTISGIGTVPVGRVETGVMKKGMKVSFMPANKEGEIKSIEMHHEEIPEALPGDNVGFNVRGIAKNDLRRGDVTGPIENPPTVADEFTAQIVVLHHPSAITVGYTPVFHCHTAQVACTFTELVRKLDPRTGQVKEENPTFLKTGDAAIIKVKPSRPLVIEKLKEIPPLGRFAIRDMGSTIAAGMCIDIVPKQMR
- the rpsJ gene encoding 30S ribosomal protein S10, with product MQKARIRLTGTDCRKVEMVCQRIKEIAERTGVNLAGPIPLPTKRLVVPVRKSPDGEGTAMWDRWQMRVHKRLIDIDADERALRQLMRIQVPKDIGIEIVLES
- the cobS gene encoding adenosylcobinamide-GDP ribazoletransferase produces the protein MKSVLALLQFTTILPLGRSVDFDEFARRSYLYPLAGYVIGGIALLAVLAIPSAPIAAAVALALTLVLSGFHHFDGLLDFGDGVMAHGSRERRIQALTDRSSGAGGVGLGLVVTLLAFAALQGSPQVGYTILLAEVSAKLAMAALTAVGTPFHEGIQSYLHARARWYFPFIALLLWLPLLLLPLPAPTLAVAAIVTVGGAAGMLLLARRLFGGVNGDVVGAANEIVRMLVILAAALF
- a CDS encoding TIGR03663 family protein; protein product: MSAAGLSLRRATFSFETAFLLVTLLAFGLRFAFLDLKLFHHDEAIHAWFSYQLLTRGAYTYDPSYHGPLLYYATAGMFSLFGDSDLTGRLIPALLGAALVPLVYAIYRLGYLDRTQTLVAALFIAISPDLVYFSRFLRHDIFMLFFTLLLLVALLYYFERGRTQFLLLAAVALAGGLCCKEEMPIIALIFGSFFLFGIGKGRFALPPQWKGDLVLAVLAVAGIMALLYSSFGAQPEVLVGQDFNLTTSGWYRAIEHWTAMHDQCRLCGPFYFYIILFILYEVPLLILAGIGTVLFIGKETPLAERLQPLRERIRPRQGGADAPAAPSPPAPAPNRRTEFFAFAIYWMVLSIGIYGYIGEKVPWLAIHQLIPMIFIAVYALPFWKPHWQKVAVAVSAVFLIAMTWHVAFTAADINEPIVQVQNSEELRAVMAKIDAADRVAIASENYWPLPWYYRGGDAEKLVYYGRRVDESTFLTQDFDLVIAHDASSYASIPGYGKETFKLNYWFSYDENEDRLLEYYFTRDGPMGSMNFDVFTRNET
- a CDS encoding GMP synthase subunit A, which gives rise to MRPIYVVNNFGQFNHLILRKLRDMEIEAELIPNSTPPETVGEGCRGIVLGGGPTLERAGRCAEYLDLGLPVLGICLGLHIIAAARGGSVQKGSHGGYGAVSVEIVDHDEILAGYPPRIPVWASHADEVGRLPPHFSILARSSICRVEALRADDEPIFGIQWHPEVSHTMDGALLFRNFNRICQP
- a CDS encoding 4Fe-4S binding protein is translated as MMKEYGIHMRGGIITERDPEYVTVRVQVPAGNLTVEQVRGIASIARRYGKGIVHITARQAVEIPHVSPDAMTKVARALAKNGTPLGAERDEVVNIVACPGTERCRFAAVDTLPLARKLNERLFGKEMPVKLRISISGCPNACTSPMLNEIGISGRVRPLRNPGLCTGCGTCVEYCREGAVSIRNGICVLDTEKCVECGICIQSCPFHLIKPQSRHYLVSVGGRRGRHPRIGRELVAVESEDAVVDAVEKIAAWIYRRAWSGRLLSDQLDDLNFEAFKKEIIGDVGTRTASGTPR
- a CDS encoding TIGR00303 family protein, which translates into the protein MQFISPDPPFQPENPLLSIILANTLLSTVPGISGAGPSPGKTVLTPILDSELIAKGAITSRPTRPNTPTGCPTPAIITRAMAELTGDQPLFINAGLTETPVVPCLDLYGAAGQDPRYGDAVPQAEALYVRGAWAGRHLSRCSDLLLLGECVPGGTTTALCVLRGFGYAARVSSSYISNPVGLKEEVCRAVLEKIAALPRADPLAIVRCGGDPMMAVAAGIASTYAGDLVLAGGTQMLAVAALIRALGMDVPPIVTTVYVRDDPSASFAETAAEVGATAYYVDPQFGDLGHAGLARYCIGEVKEGIGAGGAMMLAYLRGHSPERIRSTILDRARGYA
- a CDS encoding YkgJ family cysteine cluster protein, with the protein product MPAVEEIARKIQAIGFRCSRCGDCCRDGESGTVRVLVGPAEIRRISAASGLGWDDLAEPYPEWIEVGGGTYFTFAWCLRRRGGECSLLTPQGCSVYADRPRICRTYPFMLDGENLVASECPGLGTPIPWEDAVSIARDLLERKQQEEEEDVRMLAAFACTPLPRGKRVVIDSEGMKEQ
- a CDS encoding cation-transporting P-type ATPase, translating into MDMYALPREEVLARSGTRESGLTGDEAERRLAEYGFNEIERRQKKNYLAAYGRQYTSFFAILLEAAAALAFVAHLASPQEGYDILGFAIVAVVIVNASFAFWQEYKAEKTVEALMRLLPALVTVRRDGVPAKVEARRVVPGDLLLLDEGDKIAADAVLIEANSLYVNMATLTGESRPVRRTAGPEPREQILDARNVAFAGTTVTSGNGVGVVFATGKDTQFGRIATLTETVARRRTPMELELARMTRVFTLIALTIGAVFFALAVLFGRGLFLASIFALALIVANIPEGMLPTVTLSLSLASQNMAKRNALVKNLDAVQTLGSATVILTDKTGTLTRSEMTLREIYLTSGEEITVSGEGYFQGGEFHFRKELKGSKERLQLCLISGMLDCRARIEDSMVFGDPTELAIVAAAHKAEIGESGYIRTGEIPFTSERKMMSTIYARNAQKYIFSKGAPEVILGISRYYIDADSQVKELDEARRTTILRRAEEFEKRAYRVLAIAYQRGEEEADLIVLGLVAFMDVPRGEVGEAIAKCRTAGVRVMILTGDSPFTAMAIAEQIGLPVDQTITGDQILAYSDEELGELLKTRDILFARVPSDQKLRIAGILQKNGEIVAMTGDGVNDAPALKRADIGVAMGIRGTEVAKEAADIVLLDDNFASIVAAIEEGRTVYFNIKKFVTYILSSNMPEIVPYILWFFLAIPLPLAVIQVLAIDLGTDLVPALALGAEQAEEDIMDRPPVGQTERILDREVFKRGYGFLGIIEATAAMTGFFALLFLQGWQYGDLAVSGTVLHRQAMTMTLLGAIFCQIANAWTLRAWEHPSFGRGLSSNRLLVYGIALEIVLVLLFLFVEPIQFVFSTAFVPYPYLLILVPFPVLLYAGHEIYKALKRRQERERRLSPLAAEAGGVRRGKESRRGETAADQA
- a CDS encoding phosphatidylglycerophosphatase A, whose amino-acid sequence is MFEITERLLEKGVEIEDILSAAMALYVPHGLDAGTAEEILREKVIRALSDPNVSSLLLAAILLEEEIYANRRDSEIAGDPVFLLTDEILGMAIAEYIGGTCARFEFTRYDQKKPGILSRLGPFLDDAVAGLIAGCTSRLYSECT